A window from Akkermansia muciniphila encodes these proteins:
- a CDS encoding TlpA family protein disulfide reductase produces the protein MKKSIKLCSVILTLAGCGAAGIVPAWADSPASNTAEAAVSPVGKALEKADFLTRDRPNPKAKYYLFLYSASWCGPCCREMPHVVRTYRKVRQTDDVELVLFSCDKTEEAAKAWAREERMKFPIIKPKKGNGIPGYKPGGSILRLGIVDGTGKVIITGHPATLLKDWRKYCKPEAGKK, from the coding sequence ATGAAGAAATCTATCAAACTTTGCTCTGTCATTTTAACGCTTGCCGGATGCGGTGCCGCCGGAATTGTTCCCGCCTGGGCGGACAGCCCTGCCTCCAATACTGCGGAAGCGGCTGTTTCTCCCGTGGGAAAGGCGCTGGAGAAAGCTGATTTTTTAACCAGGGATAGGCCGAATCCGAAAGCCAAATATTACCTTTTCCTGTATTCCGCCAGCTGGTGCGGCCCCTGCTGCCGGGAGATGCCCCATGTGGTGCGGACCTACCGCAAGGTGCGCCAGACGGATGATGTGGAACTGGTGCTGTTTTCCTGTGACAAGACGGAAGAGGCCGCCAAGGCATGGGCCAGGGAGGAGCGGATGAAGTTCCCCATCATCAAGCCGAAGAAAGGGAACGGCATACCCGGCTACAAGCCGGGCGGCTCCATTCTGCGGCTGGGGATTGTGGACGGCACGGGCAAGGTCATCATTACGGGGCATCCGGCCACGCTGCTGAAGGACTGGCGCAAGTACTGCAAGCCGGAGGCAGGCAAAAAATAA
- a CDS encoding RluA family pseudouridine synthase has product MNLTTDDADGKIRLDQYLAAHLPELSRSRIQSLIKSGDVLVNGSPAKPKSPVARGDSITVSIPEPEPAEAQPQDIPLDILYEDEDVVVINKESGMVVHPAAGNPDGTIVNALLHHCGDLSGIGGVERPGIVHRLDKDTSGCLVIAKNDGAHQSLTAQFAARSTEKRYLAVVQGIPSQSSGTVFTHIGRHPVNRLKMAVVNPGSGKAAITDYDLLCADPATDSSLVLCTLHTGRTHQIRVHMLHLGHPLIGDPIYAKPARQKAKPGRLMLHAWRLGFDHPRTGKRMEFEAPVPPEYTPWLQLFPNGLYGAIPAPRPMEENGERS; this is encoded by the coding sequence ATGAACCTGACCACGGACGACGCCGACGGGAAAATCCGCCTGGACCAATACCTTGCCGCCCACCTTCCGGAACTTTCACGTTCCAGAATCCAGAGCCTGATCAAAAGCGGGGACGTGCTGGTCAACGGCTCCCCGGCCAAGCCCAAAAGCCCCGTCGCCCGCGGGGATTCCATCACCGTCAGCATTCCGGAGCCGGAACCGGCGGAAGCCCAGCCGCAGGACATCCCGCTGGACATCCTGTATGAGGATGAAGACGTGGTGGTCATCAACAAGGAAAGCGGCATGGTCGTGCATCCGGCAGCCGGCAACCCGGACGGCACCATCGTGAACGCCCTGCTCCACCATTGCGGGGATCTTTCCGGCATCGGCGGCGTGGAACGCCCCGGCATCGTCCACCGCCTGGACAAGGACACGTCCGGCTGCCTGGTGATCGCCAAGAATGACGGCGCCCACCAGTCCCTGACGGCGCAGTTCGCGGCCCGCAGCACGGAAAAACGCTACCTGGCCGTTGTCCAGGGCATTCCCTCCCAAAGCTCCGGCACGGTGTTCACCCACATCGGCCGCCACCCCGTCAACCGCCTGAAAATGGCTGTAGTCAATCCGGGCTCCGGGAAAGCCGCCATTACGGACTACGACCTGCTCTGCGCAGATCCGGCCACGGATTCCTCCCTGGTCCTGTGCACGCTGCACACGGGCAGGACGCACCAGATACGCGTGCACATGCTCCATCTGGGCCATCCGCTCATCGGGGACCCCATTTACGCCAAACCTGCACGGCAGAAGGCCAAACCCGGCAGGCTCATGCTCCACGCGTGGCGCCTGGGCTTTGACCACCCGCGCACAGGAAAGCGCATGGAGTTTGAAGCCCCCGTCCCGCCGGAATATACGCCGTGGCTCCAGCTCTTCCCCAACGGGCTTTACGGAGCCATCCCGGCACCCCGCCCCATGGAGGAAAACGGAGAACGGAGCTGA
- a CDS encoding Nif3-like dinuclear metal center hexameric protein, translating to MSTELHTVTAFLDGILSVDSIPDAPRALNGLQLENGGTVSRVAAAVDGSEQAIHAALDTGADLLLLHHGIFWQSMQPVTGIAYRKLKAAMDGNLAIYAAHLPLDVHPVYGNNALLAKACGIRPCSNEGLDYHGVSLGTHGDFSGTCRELAQRLEAVLGAPVQAFWADSPDAPAGDVFICSGGAGDDLAQAAALGCRTYVTGEGSHWNIPMARELGINLVFGGHYFTETFGVKALGLLLKDVYGLDCTFIDLPPAAYSH from the coding sequence ATGAGTACTGAGCTGCACACCGTTACCGCTTTTCTGGACGGAATCCTCTCCGTAGATTCCATTCCGGACGCCCCCCGCGCCCTGAACGGCCTTCAACTGGAAAACGGCGGCACTGTTTCCAGGGTGGCCGCCGCCGTGGACGGCTCGGAACAAGCCATTCATGCGGCGCTGGACACCGGAGCGGACCTGCTCCTTCTTCACCATGGCATTTTCTGGCAGTCCATGCAGCCCGTCACGGGCATCGCGTACCGGAAGCTGAAGGCAGCCATGGACGGGAACCTGGCGATTTATGCCGCCCATCTTCCGCTGGACGTCCATCCCGTATACGGCAACAATGCCCTGCTGGCAAAGGCCTGCGGAATCCGGCCATGTTCCAACGAAGGGCTGGACTACCACGGCGTGTCCCTGGGGACGCACGGGGACTTTTCCGGCACGTGCCGGGAGCTGGCCCAGCGGCTGGAAGCCGTCCTGGGCGCTCCCGTGCAGGCTTTCTGGGCGGATTCCCCTGATGCCCCGGCCGGGGACGTTTTCATCTGTTCCGGAGGAGCCGGGGATGACCTGGCCCAGGCGGCGGCCCTCGGCTGCCGCACCTACGTCACCGGGGAAGGCTCCCACTGGAACATCCCCATGGCCCGGGAACTGGGCATCAACCTGGTCTTCGGCGGCCACTACTTCACGGAAACATTCGGCGTGAAGGCCCTGGGGCTTCTTCTCAAGGACGTTTACGGACTGGACTGCACGTTCATTGACCTGCCGCCCGCCGCCTACAGCCACTGA
- a CDS encoding DUF4340 domain-containing protein: MRTFRFILLILVTLAAIGAAVLLTVDGNLSRIIGRTAFSSGERLFPYTREEMNEVSWMRINCVGDVAEFRRKPNGVWWCEKPWDDRMDPRAAAAILQYTYSTSIVDALPLHKIDSASLKEFGVKTTPVTITLKEMSDDGKRSSTVARYTLGSLAPWLVDDPENKTTDDTTYMQTDFYGRDTRILVGTGNILPLFKSGIRQLRDHRPLLLHPAMPASIEINNHGQRIALERKVPGGPWKITYPLSLDTDPAMMDVLLGTLQKLTAVRVYNPEETSVPDMTDDQITSVSIRNFTGRRTEDGKSLEKEENPVTLRIYPPSDNGSMSELVKATVSDRKAVFELAQTTEANKEVPGVRNIPLDLGLLRSKQLTDIGDYKITGLSIRKSFQDYPTIARFIQGDEKKGIKPTWLYTAEGSSYQEANPEHLVSLLKTVKLGKVAGFASDKATDLSVYGLDNPRMTLTMSLLPKPGEEPRAPVTVFFSKGTDGSWYARQAGKPTVAMLDNAYMKDLLTDALAWKKKKLFSFSRFDLKEMHLERIGSGGPLALKFDRLDDSWTASKDGKDETLNINPNRANRYLDELEKMEVSTWLPYTDARAHEALKNPVFRLKLILQVYKEAAPVQPHGGSSDITFAPEPEMEEKVITLEIAPAGEAGYSRFYYGRVNTSPNYFILNMDAVRLLGASLSEDN; the protein is encoded by the coding sequence ATGCGCACATTCCGCTTCATCCTTCTTATCCTCGTCACCCTCGCCGCCATCGGCGCGGCGGTGCTCCTGACCGTTGACGGCAACCTGTCCCGCATCATCGGGCGCACCGCCTTCAGTTCCGGAGAACGGCTTTTCCCCTACACCCGGGAGGAGATGAACGAGGTTTCCTGGATGCGCATCAATTGCGTGGGAGACGTGGCTGAATTCCGCCGCAAGCCCAACGGCGTCTGGTGGTGCGAGAAGCCGTGGGACGACCGCATGGACCCCCGCGCCGCAGCGGCCATCCTCCAGTATACGTATTCCACCAGCATTGTGGACGCGCTGCCCCTGCACAAGATTGATTCCGCATCCCTTAAGGAGTTCGGCGTGAAGACCACGCCCGTGACCATCACCCTGAAGGAGATGAGCGACGACGGAAAGCGCTCCTCCACCGTGGCCCGCTACACGCTGGGTTCCCTCGCGCCCTGGCTGGTGGATGATCCGGAAAACAAGACCACGGATGACACCACTTACATGCAGACGGATTTCTACGGACGGGACACCCGCATTCTGGTGGGCACCGGCAATATCCTGCCCTTGTTCAAGTCCGGCATCCGCCAGCTCCGGGACCACCGCCCCCTGCTCCTGCATCCGGCCATGCCCGCCTCCATTGAAATCAACAACCACGGCCAGCGCATCGCCCTGGAGCGGAAGGTTCCCGGAGGCCCCTGGAAAATCACCTACCCCCTTTCCCTGGATACGGACCCGGCCATGATGGATGTGCTGCTGGGCACCCTCCAGAAGCTGACCGCCGTACGCGTGTACAATCCGGAGGAAACCAGCGTGCCGGACATGACGGATGACCAGATCACCTCCGTCTCCATCAGGAATTTCACCGGGCGACGCACGGAAGACGGCAAGTCACTGGAAAAGGAGGAGAATCCCGTCACGCTCCGCATTTACCCCCCTTCCGACAACGGGAGCATGTCCGAACTGGTGAAGGCCACGGTTTCCGACCGCAAGGCCGTGTTTGAGCTGGCGCAGACCACAGAGGCCAACAAGGAGGTGCCCGGCGTGCGCAACATTCCGCTGGACCTGGGCCTTCTGCGCTCCAAGCAGCTCACGGACATCGGGGACTACAAAATAACCGGGCTTTCCATCCGCAAGAGTTTTCAGGATTACCCCACCATCGCCCGTTTTATTCAGGGAGATGAAAAGAAGGGCATCAAGCCCACCTGGCTGTACACGGCGGAGGGCTCCAGCTACCAGGAGGCCAATCCGGAGCACCTGGTCTCCCTGCTGAAAACCGTGAAGCTGGGGAAAGTGGCGGGATTCGCGTCGGACAAGGCCACGGACCTTTCCGTGTACGGGCTGGACAATCCCAGGATGACGCTCACCATGTCCCTGCTGCCCAAGCCCGGTGAAGAGCCCCGCGCGCCCGTGACGGTCTTCTTCTCCAAGGGGACGGACGGTTCCTGGTATGCCCGCCAGGCCGGAAAGCCCACCGTCGCCATGCTGGATAACGCGTACATGAAGGACCTGCTGACGGACGCCCTGGCCTGGAAGAAGAAGAAGCTCTTCTCGTTCAGCAGGTTCGACCTCAAGGAAATGCACCTGGAGCGCATCGGTTCCGGAGGCCCTCTCGCCCTGAAATTCGATCGCCTGGACGATTCCTGGACGGCTTCCAAAGACGGGAAGGATGAAACCCTGAACATTAATCCGAACCGGGCCAACCGCTATCTGGACGAGCTGGAAAAGATGGAGGTGAGCACCTGGCTTCCCTATACCGACGCCAGAGCGCACGAGGCGCTGAAGAATCCCGTTTTCCGCCTGAAACTCATCCTCCAGGTTTACAAGGAGGCGGCTCCTGTCCAGCCCCATGGCGGCTCCAGCGACATCACCTTTGCCCCTGAACCGGAAATGGAGGAAAAAGTCATCACGCTGGAGATCGCCCCGGCGGGAGAGGCCGGATACAGCAGATTTTATTACGGCAGGGTGAATACCTCCCCGAATTACTTTATCCTGAATATGGACGCCGTGCGCCTGCTCGGCGCCAGCCTCTCGGAAGACAATTAA
- a CDS encoding DUF7088 domain-containing protein: MSEAPDNHAAAMEAPQPPARKVKRPWMTWIKLFLLFLIVVCLNYVGCHEYYRRDLTEDQRYEISQQSINMLKSPEIQDRKTPVKVTFAFLRTTQNYTRMRSLLEEYERYSNGKVKVEYVDPLRQPNKAREIANIYGIEFKKNLVIIDAREDTEKALKTFEGTQADAAHVRILPGDSFVVYAASPDGKSTKAVALQIEDMMTAGIYGAANGEPRKMYIAADKSNFNEALSNSQEESIFTTLAKICRSVNLQLVPIRMSGLKDIPEDAAGFMIIGSKYDLSPQEAEVLQRYWARPNAAVLVMLDPLQDTPRQLYRFLREQGLRPQNDRVMLRNRNNRSVFEINAIFAPSLNCTREFWNSSTGLEGESISLILDSDNAAMEQKRITPYPLLVTTEDYYGETKYNQFPAKFDPQEDNPGPLMIGAALIRGNAGDVNQNKTTGRLVLLGNTDLLQPKQIKPEQRDFMRTLVGWMTDREELRGLGSRHDLTVKLNLDRNALGILELLTNIGLPLLALLIALIIWNTRRH, translated from the coding sequence ATGAGCGAAGCACCAGATAACCACGCCGCGGCCATGGAAGCCCCCCAGCCCCCCGCCCGCAAGGTCAAACGCCCCTGGATGACCTGGATCAAGCTTTTCCTGCTGTTCCTCATCGTCGTGTGCCTGAATTACGTGGGCTGCCATGAGTATTACCGCCGGGACCTGACGGAAGACCAGCGTTACGAGATTTCCCAGCAGAGCATCAACATGCTCAAGTCTCCGGAAATCCAGGACCGCAAGACGCCCGTCAAGGTCACGTTCGCCTTCCTGCGCACCACGCAGAATTACACCCGCATGCGCTCCCTGCTGGAAGAGTATGAGCGCTATTCCAACGGAAAAGTGAAGGTGGAGTATGTGGACCCGCTCCGCCAGCCGAACAAGGCCCGGGAGATTGCGAATATTTACGGGATTGAGTTCAAGAAGAACCTGGTCATCATTGACGCCCGGGAAGATACGGAAAAAGCGCTCAAGACGTTTGAAGGCACCCAGGCGGACGCCGCCCACGTGCGCATCCTCCCCGGTGATTCCTTCGTCGTGTATGCTGCCAGTCCGGACGGCAAGAGCACGAAAGCGGTGGCGCTCCAGATTGAAGACATGATGACCGCCGGCATTTACGGAGCGGCCAACGGAGAACCCCGCAAGATGTACATCGCCGCGGACAAGAGCAATTTCAACGAGGCCCTGAGCAACAGTCAGGAAGAGAGCATCTTCACCACCCTGGCCAAAATTTGCCGTTCCGTCAACCTTCAGCTCGTCCCCATCCGCATGAGCGGCCTGAAGGATATCCCGGAAGACGCCGCGGGTTTCATGATCATCGGCTCCAAGTATGACCTGTCCCCGCAGGAGGCGGAGGTGCTGCAACGGTACTGGGCGCGCCCGAACGCCGCCGTTCTCGTGATGCTGGACCCCCTCCAGGATACGCCCAGGCAGCTGTACCGCTTCCTCCGTGAACAGGGCCTGCGCCCGCAGAATGACCGCGTGATGCTCCGCAACAGGAACAACCGCTCCGTATTTGAGATTAACGCCATTTTCGCGCCCTCCCTGAATTGCACGCGGGAGTTCTGGAATTCCAGCACCGGGCTGGAAGGGGAAAGCATCTCCCTTATCCTGGATTCCGATAACGCGGCGATGGAGCAGAAGCGCATCACGCCGTATCCCCTCCTGGTCACGACGGAGGATTATTACGGGGAAACCAAGTACAATCAGTTTCCCGCCAAGTTTGACCCGCAGGAAGACAATCCCGGCCCCCTGATGATCGGCGCGGCCCTCATCCGCGGCAACGCCGGGGACGTGAACCAGAATAAAACCACCGGGCGCCTGGTGCTGCTGGGCAATACGGACCTACTCCAGCCCAAGCAGATCAAGCCGGAACAGAGGGACTTCATGCGCACGCTGGTCGGCTGGATGACGGACCGTGAGGAGCTGCGCGGCCTCGGCTCCCGCCATGACCTGACCGTCAAGCTGAACCTGGACCGCAACGCCCTGGGCATTCTGGAACTCCTGACAAACATCGGCCTTCCCCTGCTGGCGCTGCTGATTGCCCTGATTATCTGGAACACGCGCCGCCATTAA
- a CDS encoding ABC transporter permease subunit, with product MSPVLTIFRKELRSYLTTPYGWVILAFVMALQSVSLSGTLKAFQLAPQKEGILFFILHSPMFWFYFLFIFPLLTMRSLAEEEKTGTLESLLTTPIKTWQVVLGKYFSAYAFYIILWLPMLLYPLLADWSNLIVQWIYGYDAGMVLSYRLADWAGAYAILLLVGAWFTAIGIFASSLTGSQIISGIITIGLLVLIFFMGLIPVVWGEFPAAGIFHYMSCSEHLDRFSAGLIDTRPIVFYLTMTVLTLAVTIRIIDHRRWKH from the coding sequence ATGTCTCCGGTACTCACCATTTTCAGAAAAGAACTCAGAAGCTACCTGACGACCCCGTACGGCTGGGTCATCCTGGCCTTCGTCATGGCTTTGCAGAGCGTTTCCCTGTCCGGCACGCTGAAGGCCTTCCAACTGGCTCCGCAGAAGGAAGGCATCCTGTTCTTCATCCTGCATTCCCCCATGTTCTGGTTTTATTTCCTGTTCATCTTCCCTCTGCTCACCATGCGCTCCCTGGCGGAGGAGGAGAAGACGGGAACGCTGGAATCCCTGCTGACCACGCCCATCAAGACATGGCAGGTGGTCCTGGGCAAGTATTTCTCCGCATACGCCTTTTACATCATCCTGTGGCTGCCCATGCTGCTGTACCCCCTGCTGGCGGACTGGTCCAACCTGATCGTGCAGTGGATTTACGGTTATGATGCAGGCATGGTCCTTTCCTACCGCCTGGCGGACTGGGCCGGAGCGTACGCCATCCTGCTCCTGGTCGGCGCCTGGTTCACGGCCATTGGCATTTTCGCTTCATCCCTGACAGGCAGCCAGATTATCTCCGGCATCATCACCATCGGCCTGCTGGTGCTGATTTTCTTCATGGGGCTTATTCCCGTGGTATGGGGGGAATTCCCCGCAGCGGGGATTTTCCACTACATGTCCTGCTCGGAACATCTGGACCGCTTTTCAGCGGGGCTGATTGATACGCGCCCCATCGTGTTTTACCTGACTATGACCGTCCTGACGCTGGCCGTCACCATCCGCATCATTGACCACCGCCGCTGGAAGCACTGA
- a CDS encoding ABC transporter ATP-binding protein — MIHADQLSKEFGRFQAVKNASFQIEKGEIVGFLGPNGAGKTTTLRMLTGYLPPTSGTATIAGFDIVKNPLEARKHLGYLPEHVPLYDDQRVTEYLKFRARLKGIGSKQIWPAVSKVVEQCGLEPVRRKMIRTLSKGYRQRVGLADALLGEPDLLILDEPTNGLDPNQIRQIRELIKGLAANHTIILSTHILSEVEMICNKVIIIDQGTIKAADTPSNLTANLRAAGKITLEFRGDLARITEKLEALEHVKKVIHEGTDADGWHTLTVRAEAGTDTREKAARLLAEQGCPLRHIYRHTPTLEEVFVEMTRKD; from the coding sequence ATGATTCACGCCGACCAGCTTTCCAAAGAGTTTGGCCGCTTTCAAGCGGTAAAGAATGCCTCCTTCCAGATTGAAAAGGGGGAGATCGTAGGGTTCCTGGGGCCGAACGGCGCAGGCAAGACCACGACTTTACGCATGCTGACCGGCTACCTGCCCCCCACCTCCGGCACCGCTACGATTGCGGGGTTCGATATCGTCAAGAATCCCCTGGAGGCGCGCAAGCACCTGGGCTACCTGCCGGAGCACGTCCCCCTTTACGACGACCAGCGCGTGACGGAGTACCTGAAGTTCCGCGCCAGGCTTAAAGGCATTGGGTCCAAGCAGATATGGCCTGCCGTCTCCAAGGTCGTGGAGCAGTGCGGCCTGGAGCCCGTGCGCCGCAAGATGATCCGCACCCTTTCCAAAGGCTACCGCCAGCGCGTGGGCCTGGCGGACGCCCTGCTGGGGGAACCGGACCTGCTGATTCTGGACGAGCCCACCAATGGCCTGGACCCCAACCAGATACGCCAGATACGGGAGCTGATCAAAGGCCTTGCCGCCAACCACACCATTATTCTTTCCACCCACATTCTCAGTGAGGTGGAGATGATCTGCAACAAGGTCATCATTATTGACCAGGGGACGATCAAGGCCGCGGATACCCCCTCCAACCTGACGGCCAACCTCCGCGCCGCCGGCAAGATCACGCTGGAGTTCCGCGGGGACCTGGCCCGGATCACGGAAAAGCTGGAAGCCCTGGAACACGTGAAGAAGGTGATCCATGAAGGCACGGATGCCGACGGCTGGCATACGCTGACCGTACGCGCGGAGGCCGGAACGGATACCCGTGAGAAGGCCGCGCGCCTCCTTGCGGAACAGGGCTGCCCCCTGCGCCATATTTACCGCCACACCCCCACCCTGGAAGAGGTGTTCGTGGAAATGACCCGTAAAGATTAA
- the dnaA gene encoding chromosomal replication initiator protein DnaA — protein MTPPSELSATWSRITGALQTIMSPEVYGLWFPKFSLLEDSGKTLTLVCDDPMAALWVENSYTPELKQAAMLALGTERQVKFICADEVASITSSESQPQKAPSRTKTPQVQDSPAAPAKKQRTPGARASLNDLYTFDSFVVYEDSRFAYKAGLSIAQSERALFNPLFLYGKSGVGKTHLLQAIGHEVLHQDSSANVVYVTGEQFANEFIDASRTQNGQSFAKLRRKYRKADVLLVDDVQFISGKEKTVEEFLHTFDELFHAHKTIVICADAAACDISNLDSRLAARLESGLTVELNLPDDEARLEILRSKRDRAGMNVSDEILEFLACRIQKSVRRLEGALLRVATFTSLSGDMPDIAKIEQLLRDILREENSRILTVDSIQKRVADFYELKVSDLTGKRRPNSIAFPRQIAMYLSRRLTECSLKDIGHAFGGRDHGTVIHANKLVASRMEEDVRVRDIVLRLEEDLKD, from the coding sequence ATGACGCCGCCATCAGAATTGTCAGCCACCTGGTCCAGGATCACAGGAGCCCTGCAAACAATCATGTCTCCGGAGGTGTATGGATTGTGGTTTCCCAAGTTTTCCCTCCTGGAGGATTCCGGCAAGACGCTGACGCTGGTGTGTGACGATCCCATGGCCGCCCTGTGGGTGGAGAACAGTTATACCCCGGAACTGAAGCAGGCCGCCATGCTGGCCCTGGGCACGGAACGCCAGGTCAAGTTTATCTGCGCGGACGAGGTTGCATCAATAACGTCTTCCGAAAGCCAGCCGCAAAAAGCTCCTTCCCGCACCAAAACGCCCCAGGTACAGGATTCCCCTGCCGCCCCGGCCAAAAAACAACGCACCCCGGGAGCACGGGCGTCCCTGAATGATTTGTACACGTTCGATTCCTTCGTGGTTTATGAAGACAGCCGCTTTGCCTACAAGGCCGGCCTGTCCATCGCCCAGTCGGAACGCGCCCTGTTTAATCCCCTGTTCCTGTACGGGAAGTCCGGCGTGGGAAAAACGCACCTGCTCCAGGCCATCGGCCATGAGGTGCTTCACCAGGATTCCTCCGCCAATGTGGTGTACGTTACCGGAGAACAGTTCGCCAATGAGTTTATTGACGCCTCCCGCACCCAGAACGGACAGAGCTTTGCCAAGCTGCGCCGCAAGTACCGGAAGGCGGACGTCCTGCTGGTGGACGACGTGCAGTTTATTTCCGGCAAGGAGAAGACGGTGGAGGAGTTCCTCCATACGTTTGACGAGCTGTTCCACGCCCACAAGACGATCGTGATCTGCGCGGACGCCGCCGCATGCGATATTTCCAACCTGGATTCCCGCCTGGCCGCCCGTCTGGAGTCCGGCCTTACGGTGGAACTGAACCTTCCGGACGATGAAGCGCGCCTGGAAATCCTGCGCAGCAAGCGTGACCGGGCCGGCATGAACGTGTCAGACGAGATTCTGGAGTTTCTGGCCTGCCGCATCCAGAAAAGCGTGCGCCGCCTGGAAGGAGCCCTGCTCCGCGTAGCCACTTTTACGTCCCTGTCCGGGGACATGCCGGACATCGCCAAAATTGAGCAGCTTCTGCGCGACATCCTGCGGGAGGAAAACAGCCGCATCCTGACCGTGGATTCCATCCAGAAGCGCGTGGCGGATTTTTACGAGCTCAAGGTGAGCGACCTGACCGGCAAGCGCCGCCCCAACAGCATCGCCTTTCCCCGCCAGATCGCCATGTACCTGAGCCGCCGCCTGACGGAGTGCTCCCTGAAGGACATCGGCCACGCCTTCGGAGGCCGTGACCACGGCACCGTCATTCACGCCAACAAGCTGGTTGCCTCCCGCATGGAGGAGGACGTGCGCGTGCGGGACATCGTCCTGCGGCTGGAGGAGGATTTGAAGGATTGA
- a CDS encoding NUDIX hydrolase produces the protein MEQMEQSWETCQSLCRGKFLELLKEGRWEYVRRVNASGAVMIVAVTKEGELLLVEEYRVPLHAWTIGLPAGISGDEGEESALQSARRELEEETGYRADAWTYLFTGPSSPGLTTEMVSFYLADGLHRISEGGGVAHENITVHRIPLPLVHGWLMDQIGQGKVVDPKIFMGLYFLSHSVNGVGLEE, from the coding sequence ATGGAACAGATGGAACAATCCTGGGAAACATGCCAGTCTCTCTGCCGGGGCAAATTTTTGGAACTCTTGAAAGAGGGAAGGTGGGAATACGTGCGCCGGGTCAATGCCAGCGGCGCCGTCATGATCGTGGCCGTGACGAAGGAAGGCGAACTGCTGCTGGTGGAGGAATACCGTGTTCCCCTTCATGCGTGGACCATCGGGCTGCCTGCCGGCATCTCCGGAGACGAAGGGGAGGAAAGCGCCCTGCAATCCGCCCGGCGTGAACTGGAAGAAGAAACCGGATACCGGGCGGACGCCTGGACGTACTTGTTCACGGGTCCCTCCTCTCCCGGATTGACCACCGAAATGGTATCCTTTTATCTGGCGGACGGGCTGCATCGCATATCGGAAGGCGGCGGGGTGGCTCATGAAAACATCACCGTGCACCGCATTCCTCTTCCGCTGGTGCATGGCTGGCTGATGGATCAGATAGGGCAGGGAAAAGTGGTGGACCCGAAAATCTTCATGGGCCTCTATTTCCTGTCTCACTCTGTAAATGGCGTGGGACTGGAGGAATAA
- a CDS encoding type I restriction endonuclease, which yields MDLIDTLNTLSSRIPKLLESIQTEEATKNALVMPFIQALGYNVFDPFEVVPEFTADVGTKKNEKVDYVIVRDEKPCVLIECKSAGTSLNINHASQLFRYFGVTDARFAILTNGIQYKFFTDIEAPNKMDERPFFEFSMLQLDQKSVNEVKKFAKKLYDEDNILSNASELKYKKQIRNCFSQELDNPSEEFVRLFAKRVYSGVLTTERKDQFTQLVGQAFREWVNTLLNERLQNALDSTSSMSLQDKGTLLTSSPDTTPQEEEQITRDNGVVTTEDELEGFRIVRAILAQIIDPARIYLRDTKSYCGVLLDDNNRKPLCRFLFTPHQLTLILLDKERHEERIKLESLVDLYKHAEQLLSHAKLYLEN from the coding sequence ATGGACCTCATTGACACGCTCAACACTTTATCTTCACGTATTCCCAAATTGTTGGAATCAATCCAGACGGAAGAAGCGACTAAGAATGCCCTTGTCATGCCGTTTATTCAGGCATTGGGTTATAATGTTTTCGATCCTTTTGAAGTAGTTCCCGAGTTTACTGCTGATGTGGGTACAAAAAAGAATGAAAAGGTAGATTATGTGATTGTACGCGATGAGAAACCTTGTGTTTTGATAGAGTGCAAGTCGGCGGGTACATCTCTGAATATTAATCATGCTTCTCAGCTTTTCCGTTATTTTGGAGTGACGGATGCACGGTTCGCTATTCTAACGAATGGAATTCAGTATAAATTTTTCACGGATATTGAAGCGCCAAATAAAATGGATGAACGTCCTTTTTTTGAGTTCTCTATGCTTCAGCTTGACCAGAAGAGTGTTAACGAAGTTAAGAAATTTGCCAAAAAATTGTATGATGAGGACAATATTTTAAGCAATGCTTCCGAATTGAAGTATAAAAAACAGATACGTAATTGTTTTTCTCAAGAATTGGATAATCCTTCGGAAGAATTTGTGCGATTGTTTGCCAAACGTGTTTATTCAGGAGTACTGACAACTGAGAGAAAAGATCAGTTTACACAGCTGGTTGGACAGGCTTTTAGGGAATGGGTTAACACTCTTCTTAATGAACGTTTACAAAATGCTTTGGATTCCACATCCAGTATGTCGCTGCAAGATAAAGGAACTTTGTTGACTTCTTCTCCAGATACTACGCCTCAAGAAGAAGAGCAAATCACTAGGGATAACGGAGTTGTCACAACAGAAGATGAATTGGAAGGGTTTAGAATCGTGCGTGCCATTCTGGCCCAGATTATTGATCCTGCCCGAATTTATTTACGAGATACAAAAAGCTATTGTGGTGTTTTGCTGGATGATAATAATCGTAAGCCCCTTTGCCGTTTTTTATTTACCCCTCATCAACTTACTTTGATATTGCTGGATAAGGAGCGCCATGAAGAGAGGATTAAGCTGGAATCTCTAGTTGACTTGTATAAGCATGCAGAGCAGTTGCTCTCTCATGCTAAACTATATCTGGAAAACTGA